The genomic interval CGCCCGTATCGCCGCGCGTCTGGCCGACCGGGGGATGGACGCGGCGATTGCCGCGGTCGCCGCCGGCGGCAACGAACGGGACATCAGCCTGGCATCCACCACCGCCATGCAACAGTTATGGGCGCAGGATTATCCGCAGGTGGAAGTGTGCGACTTCGGCTCGCTGGAAGGCGGCGTCCAGAGCGGGCTGGCGACCTGGGCGCTGGCGGGGGAACGGCTGTTTTTCAACTGCGACAACCCGACCACGCGCCGGCCGCAGCCGGGCGAAACCGTCGGCATCTTCATCTGGAGCATCGCCAACGGCATCCATGCGGAAAACGAGCGCACGGTGGCGCTCGGCCCGCTGGCAGGCCCGCAACGGCGGCTGTTGGATACCATCCTGACGATTCGCAGCGAGGTGGATGCGCTGATCCGCCCCGGCACGCCCTATCGGGAGCTGTTTCTGGCGGTGAAATCCCGGCTGACGGCGCACGGGTACGGCGACTACATTCCCGGCCGCATCGGCCACGGCATCGGGTTAGGGGCGCATGAGCACGCCTCGTTGGACTCGCGATCGTCGCTGGTGCTGGCGCCGGGCATGTTGATCACCTTTGAGCCGAACCTGCGGGTGCCGGGCGTTGGGGGCACCCAGATTTCCGATACCGTGCTGATTACCGACGGGGGGCGCGAATACTTGACGCGCACCGCCGGCGGCTACCTTGAGGTGTAACGTCATGGCGTTGCTGGAAGTCAAAAATCTGAGCGTGGTGTTTGACGGCGCCGCCGGGCCGATACGGGCGGTGAACGATCTGTCCTATACGCTGACGGCCGGCGAGACGCTGGGGATCGTCGGCGAGTCCGGCTCCGGTAAAAGCGTGCACGCGCTGGCGATGGTCGGGCTGCTGGCGTCGGCGGGGCGGGTGACGGCCGGCGAGGTCTGGTTCGACGGCCGCGACCTGCTGCGGCTTTCGCGGCGAGAGCGGCGCACGGTATGGGGCCGGGAGATCGGCTTTGTGTTTCAGGATCCGATGACCTCGCTCAACCCGGTGCTGACCATTGAGCGTCAAGTGACGGAGCCATTGCGGCGTCATCTGGGATTGTCGGCGCGCGCGGCGCGGGAGCAGGCGGTCGATCTGCTGGATCAGGTGGGGATCGTCAATCCGCGTCAGCGCTTGGGCCAGTAC from Musicola paradisiaca NCPPB 2511 carries:
- a CDS encoding M24 family metallopeptidase; this translates as MNSPLHTSAASRLPARVERVRRAMAAQGVDVMVCFKPEHSFYLSGFNPIIYSHPVIAIVAVGLDPIMLVHALRDNHGRGSAWVSDVRLYGAWSNKVTLGADWQTALAAILGDLGLANKTVGIEEDFLSLRRAHELRQTLPQASFTDISALLEQARLIKDADEIAHARIAARLADRGMDAAIAAVAAGGNERDISLASTTAMQQLWAQDYPQVEVCDFGSLEGGVQSGLATWALAGERLFFNCDNPTTRRPQPGETVGIFIWSIANGIHAENERTVALGPLAGPQRRLLDTILTIRSEVDALIRPGTPYRELFLAVKSRLTAHGYGDYIPGRIGHGIGLGAHEHASLDSRSSLVLAPGMLITFEPNLRVPGVGGTQISDTVLITDGGREYLTRTAGGYLEV